Part of the Ornithorhynchus anatinus isolate Pmale09 chromosome X3, mOrnAna1.pri.v4, whole genome shotgun sequence genome, ATCAAAGTACATATGGTTGGAATAGGCATTTTAGGAGCTTTAATGAGCGCCCCCAACCCGGCCCAAATAGGTGACTGACTACTCAGGAAGGACTTGGAAATTGATAAGAATAAACTCCATTGTTTTCTTCTAGCTACCTATTTGTTTGAGATAATCCTTTCACCAACAGTGAAGTCTACCCTACGGTTCTCTTTCTACTCGGTACTCTTTAGTGGAAACCCTTGAGGTCGCAAcatggagagaggaaatgaaacgTCAATGGATGAATTCATTCTCCTAGGGCTCTTCCCTGAGTTCAGACACCGAACCTTTCTCATCTCCGTTATCCTCCTGATCTACATCGTCGCCCTCGCGGGAAACACGGTCCTGATCCTCCTGATCTGGGTGGACCTCGggctccacacccccatgtacttcctGCTCAGCCAGCTCTCCCTCATGGACTTGGCCTACATCTCCACCACCGTCCCCAAGATGACAGCCGACTTCTTCTCAGGGAAGAGGAACATCTCACTCATCGGTTGTGGAGCCcaaatctttttcttcttcacccTCGGGGGCACGGAGTGTCTCCTCCTGACGCTCATGTCCTATGACCGCTACGtggctgtctgtcaccccctgcgTTACCCGGTCCTCATGAACCACGGGGTCTGTCTGCAGATGGCTGCTGGGACCTGGCTGGGGTGTGTGGTAAACTCCCTGGCCCATACCATCTACACCATGATTGTCCCCTCGTGCGGCCCCAGGGAGATCCACCATTTCTTCTGCGAGATCTCAGCCGTCCTGAAGCTCTCCTGCGGGAACACCTCGGCCTACGAGTTGGCGGTGTTTGCCATGGGAGTTGTGTTTCTGCTCGTCCCCTTCGTCCTCATCCTGGTCTCCTACGCCCTCGTCTTCCTCTCCGTTCTGCGGATGGACTCCCGGGAGGGACGGAAGAAAGCTCTGgccacctgctcctcccacctcaccgTGGTGGCCCTCTACTTCGCTCCAAACATTTTCATCTACATGACACCCGGCAACGCCCACAGCCCCGAGCAGGACCAGGCCGTGTCCGTTTTCTGCACCATCCTCACCCCGCTGctgaaccccctcatctacagcctgaggaataaGGAGGTGTTGGGGGCTCTGCGGAGGGTCCTAACCAGGGGTCTTTTCTTCCAGAGGAACGGGAAGACTAAGGGTCTTGATGTTCTGAACTCCTGTGAATGGCTGCGCTGAGATTCACTAGGGCagagttgttggggttttttgtttggggattttttaaccgtatttgttaaacgcttagtacgcGTCAAGCACTGCTTTTAACACGGGGGTTGATTCAgtgtcatcaggtcggacacagtccctatcccacacatgCTGCTCAgggccaaagtaggagggagagttgaagaaactgaggcacagagaagtgaagtgacttgtccaaggtcatacagttggcaagtgggggaaaagagattagaacccagtacctctgactcccgggcccgggccacactgcttcgctactAAAATCTACTAAAGAGTTCTACTAAAATaaccacttgcttcctgtgtgattcATTTAACTTCCCAGAGTTTCATGATCTCCATGTGTACGGGGAAGAGATCATACAAAAACAGATCCTTTCCCCTGAGGATCTTGTTTCACTTTGTTTTAAGTGTGAAGCTGTAAGTTTTAACTTCCTATTCTAGACCGTAaacacactgtgggcagagaaggggactatcaaatctgttgtactgtactctcccaagcgcttagtacagtgctctgcacacaatgagtgctgaataaataccactgattgattgatcgattgatagactgtatgcttgtcacgggcaggggttgtgtctatcaactttctgatattgtattctcccaaacacgtagtacagtggtcCGTTCAAaggtaaaccttcaataaataccctgatggattgattaatccttctctccccatctagactataagctcactgtggccagggatcgtgtctatccactctgttgtactctcccaatctctaagtaaagtgctctgcgtacggtaagtgttcaataaatacgattgatcttaaataaataggcctgggaatccaaaggacctgggttccgattccagctcggccgcttgtctgctgtgtgactttgggcaaactgcttcacttctacgtgcctcagggcagttccctcaactgtaaaatggggattaagactgtgagtcccgtgtgggatattgactgtgtccaatctgatgagcttgtgtctaccgcagcactttatacactgcctggcccatagtaagcgctagacaaataccattaaaaacatgtaTTTGTGAATGCTTGAAACCTCAAGGACACCGATTGAAGATTCTGTTGTCTCACAACCCTTCTAAACCTCGTATCTGATAACGCTCAAGAGGAAGAATGCTGATTGCCTCTGCTTTGCCTCATAAAGGGTGAATTCCTACAGCTCTGGGTAAGAGGTTTTTCGGATGAATGGTAAGGGTCCTCTATGAATTGATATCCAGTATGTTTTAGCCCCCTCTCCATACCGTGGTGGCCAGGTTCTATACCTTGCCTGCAACAGGATAGATTTGACTGAATCCCCtcattctcccacccccaacacacacacacacacatgcacaatccATCCCAAACTCATTCTGAAACTTCTCATTTCTTCCCTTCTTGGAAGGATAGAACCTCATAGAAGGTAAACATAGAAAcataggaaagcagtgtgacccagcggAAGGAGAAGGGGCTTTGAGTAAAAGGACCTCTTTGATTACAAgctcaggaaacgtgtctacagaCCTGCTTAGATGGTACtcacccgagcatttagtacagcgccctgcgcacaataagcactcaataaatgtgactgattgaaatatggttggttggtagattcattcattcattcaatagtgtttattgagcgcttactatgtgcagagcactggactaagcgcttgggatgaacaagtcggcaacagatagagacggtccctgccgtttgacgggctcacggtctaatcgggggagacggacggacaagaacgatggcaataaacagcgtcgaggggaagaacatctcgtaaaaaccgatggcgactaaatagaatcgaggcgatgtacaattcattaacaaaataaatagggtaacgaaaatatatacagttgagcggacgagtacggcgccgtggggatgggaagggagaggtggaggagcagagggaaaaggggaaaatgaggctttagctgcggagaggtaaaggggggatggcagagggagtagagggggaagaggagctcagtctgggaacgcctctcggaggaggtgatttttaagtagggttttgaagagggaaagagaatcagtttggcggaggtgaggagggagggcgttccgggaccgcgggaggacgtgacccgggggtcgacggcgggatgggcgagaccgagggacggcgaggaggtgggcggcggaggagcggagcgtgcggggtgggcggtagaaagagagaagggaggagaggtaggaaggggcaaggtgacggagagcctcgaagcctagagtgaggagtttttgtttggagcggaggtcgataggcaaccaccggagtcgtttaagaaggggagtgacatgcccggatcgtttctgcgggaagatgagccgggcggcggagtgaagaatagaccggagcggggcgagagaggaggaagggaggtcagagagaaggctgacacggtagtctagccgggatataacgagagcccgtaatagtaaggtagccgtctgggtggagaggaaagggcggatcttggcgatattgtagaggtgaaaccggcaggtctcggtaacggataggatgcgtggggtgaacgagagggacgagtcaaggacgacaccgagattgcgggcccgagagacgggaaggatggtcgtgccatccacggtgatagagaagtctgggagaggaccgggtttgggagggaagatgaggatcgacggcgggataggcgagaccgagggacggtgaggaggtgggcggtagattgattaacctgggttctaattccacctccaccacttgttggctgtgtgacctgtactgaacactgtactgagcacttgggagagttcagtacaacagagttggtaaacttgttccctgtccaccacggtTTACAgagtagaacccaa contains:
- the LOC100089157 gene encoding olfactory receptor 2L2-like, which translates into the protein MERGNETSMDEFILLGLFPEFRHRTFLISVILLIYIVALAGNTVLILLIWVDLGLHTPMYFLLSQLSLMDLAYISTTVPKMTADFFSGKRNISLIGCGAQIFFFFTLGGTECLLLTLMSYDRYVAVCHPLRYPVLMNHGVCLQMAAGTWLGCVVNSLAHTIYTMIVPSCGPREIHHFFCEISAVLKLSCGNTSAYELAVFAMGVVFLLVPFVLILVSYALVFLSVLRMDSREGRKKALATCSSHLTVVALYFAPNIFIYMTPGNAHSPEQDQAVSVFCTILTPLLNPLIYSLRNKEVLGALRRVLTRGLFFQRNGKTKGLDVLNSCEWLR